The Sesamum indicum cultivar Zhongzhi No. 13 linkage group LG2, S_indicum_v1.0, whole genome shotgun sequence genome contains a region encoding:
- the LOC105155484 gene encoding probable E3 ubiquitin-protein ligase RHG1A isoform X1, which produces MQGHRSSVSALPENLSFDHGSTSSDAGIDSQAPWNSMQTSAQNRLPEYRISSSENNVQYLQHVRPEGRNAEWSLGETSSSAAQHHGDQNERKTEHTWTYCSRALEEQQYEPPNNLSSDNVDVNLNGNQTINGSFLLQHSSSNALPQDLNMSFEDQEDDECQVVERPSGYISIGSSNEQMRSTGSSSDSFSMSSGCGGYVMEDSEDRPGCSLDGRRMSCKRKALEVHGGQSSGVGGSNCFQNTERSQWHTVPAAQVASGSISMPMPTANDPVINNVSVQENPRLRLGVGGAASASPFSLTASGNAESSRRNFRLRIHGLHQEDPIPDNPFPTEAHVGNVDVSSSRHSSRLVLRNRPFDLNPAPPVENGSLHGRSVHVPSVRRNHQSRWGGASSSRTSSSSASAIPDERNFPLYEEPRPRYIPRSISEHPMFLPASEIGSSSQNPTTWNLASGNNSVAGNVASTSRAGPSTGANSSSPSWSHRSCPQYPRRLSEIVRRSLLSSAATEPGGQSSNRAARSSSSAISQEIALPPGPDNHGHRASSSRSALLERHLDGAFGIPYSFRTLAAGGEGRSSIMSEQIRHVLDLMRRGEGLRFEDVMILDHSVLFGLADIHDRHRDMRLDVDNMSYEELLALEERIGNVCTGLSEETIASRLKQQKYVGSKAEDEAETEPCSICREEYNDGEDLGMLECGHDFHTDCIKQWLTQKNLCPICKTTGLTT; this is translated from the exons ATGCAAGGGCATAGGAGTTCTGTCAGTGCCTTACCTGAAAATCTAAGCTTTGATCATGGCTCTACGTCAAGTGATGCTGGCATAGATTCTCAAGCACCCTGGAACAGTATGCAGACTTCTGCCCAAAATCGGCTACCAGAATACAGGATATCATCAAGTGAGAACAATGTCCAATATCTGCAACATGTAAGGCCTGAGGGACGGAATGCTGAGTGGAGTTTAGGTGAAACTAGTTCCAGTGCTGCACAGCATCACGGTGAccaaaatgaaaggaaaacagaaCATACATGGACCTACTGCTCTCGAGCTTTGGAAGAACAGCAATATGAACCACCTAATAATCTTTCATCGGATAATGTTGACGTAAATTTAAATGGCAACCAGACTATAAATGGATCATTTCTTCTTCAGCATTCTAGCTCGAATGCCCTTCCTCAGGATCTCAATATGAGTTTTGAAGATCAAGAGGATGATGAATGTCAGGTAGTTGAGCGTCCCAGTGGGTACATATCTATTGGATCATCTAATGAGCAGATGCGATCAACTGGTAGTTCCTCTGATTCTTTTAGCATGTCTTCTGGATGCGGTGGATATGTGATGGAAGATAGTGAGGACAGGCCAGGGTGTTCCTTGGATGGTCGGCGCATGTCATGCAAGAGAAAAGCACTTGAAGTGCATGGGGGACAGTCTTCTGGAGTGGGAGGTTCAAATTGTTTCCAGAATACTGAAAGAAGTCAATGGCATACTGTACCAGCTGCTCAGGTTGCTTCTGGCAGCATTAGTATGCCAATGCCAACAGCAAATGACCCTGTCATTAATAATGTGTCTGTGCAGGAAAATCCAAGGCTTAGGCTTGGTGTTGGAGGCGCTGCTTCTGCAAGTCCTTTCTCTTTGACTGCTTCAGGAAATGCAGAAAGTTCTCGCAGAAATTTCCGCTTGCGCATTCATGGATTACACCAGGAAGATCCTATACCGGACAATCCATTTCCAACTGAGGCTCATGTTGGAAATGTAGATGTTTCATCTTCCCGTCATTCTTCAAGATTAGTTCTTCGTAATCGTCCTTTTGATTTGAATCCAGCTCCCCCGGTGGAAAATGGAAGCCTTCATGGGCGATCAGTGCATGTTCCTTCTGTGCGTCGAAACCATCAATCTCGGTGGGGTGGAGCATCAAGTTCAAGAACTAGCAGCTCATCTGCTTCTGCTATTCCCGACGAGAGGAATTTTCCACTTTATGAAGAACCTAGACCAAGATATATTCCCAGAAGCATTTCAGAACATCCCATGTTTCTTCCTGCTAGTGAGATTGGAAGTTCATCTCAAAATCCTACAACTTGGAACTTGGCTAGTGGGAATAACAGTGTTGCTGGAAATGTCGCATCTACTTCTCGGGCAGGCCCTAGTACAGGAGCCAATTCTTCTTCACCTAGTTGGTCGCATCGGAGTTGTCCACAATATCCTCGGAGACTATCAGAAATTGTTCGAAGATCTCTGCTGTCCTCAGCAGCTACTGAGCCTGGAGGTCAGAGCAGTAATCGTGCTGCACGATCAAGTTCCTCTGCTATCTCTCAGGAGATTGCGCTTCCACCTGGACCAGATAATCATGGTCACCGTGCTTCAAGCTCAAGGTCAGCATTGTTGGAGAGACATCTTGATGGTGCTTTTGGAATACCTTATTCTTTTAGAACTTTGGCTGCTGGAGGTGAAGGAAGAAGCAGTATAATGTCTGAG CAGATACGCCATGTCCTGGATCTCATGCGAAGAGGAGAGGGCCTGAGATTTGAG GATGTGATGATCCTCGATCACTCAGTCCTTTTTGGACTTGCTGATATTCATGATCGACATCGGGATATGAGATTGGATGTTGATAACATGTCTTATGAG GAGTTATTGGCCCTGGAAGAGCGCATTGGAAACGTCTGCACTGGATTGAGCGAAGAAACCATAGCGAGTCGTTTGAAGCAACAGAAATATGTAGGCAGCAAAGCAGAAGACGAGGCGGAGACAGAGCCTTGCAGTATATGTCGA GAGGAATACAATGATGGAGAAGATCTTGGAATGCTAGAATGTGGCCATGATTTTCACACCGACTGTATCAAACAATGGCTGACGCAGAAAAACCTGTGCCCGATTTGTAAAACGACCGGTCTGACTACGTGA
- the LOC105155484 gene encoding probable E3 ubiquitin-protein ligase RHG1A isoform X2, giving the protein MQGHRSSVSALPENLSFDHGSTSSDAGIDSQAPWNSMQTSAQNRLPEYRISSSENNVQYLQHVRPEGRNAEWSLGETSSSAAQHHGDQNERKTEHTWTYCSRALEEQQYEPPNNLSSDNVDVNLNGNQTINGSFLLQHSSSNALPQDLNMSFEDQEDDECQVVERPSGYISIGSSNEQMRSTGSSSDSFSMSSGCGGYVMEDSEDRPGCSLDGRRMSCKRKALEVHGGQSSGVGGSNCFQNTERSQWHTVPAAQVASGSISMPMPTANDPVINNVSVQENPRLRLGVGGAASASPFSLTASGNAESSRRNFRLRIHGLHQEDPIPDNPFPTEAHVGNVDVSSSRHSSRLVLRNRPFDLNPAPPVENGSLHGRSVHVPSVRRNHQSRWGGASSSRTSSSSASAIPDERNFPLYEEPRPRYIPRSISEHPMFLPASEIGSSSQNPTTWNLASGNNSVAGNVASTSRAGPSTGANSSSPSWSHRSCPQYPRRLSEIVRRSLLSSAATEPGGQSSNRAARSSSSAISQEIALPPGPDNHGHRASSSRSALLERHLDGAFGIPYSFRTLAAGGEGRSSIMSEIRHVLDLMRRGEGLRFEDVMILDHSVLFGLADIHDRHRDMRLDVDNMSYEELLALEERIGNVCTGLSEETIASRLKQQKYVGSKAEDEAETEPCSICREEYNDGEDLGMLECGHDFHTDCIKQWLTQKNLCPICKTTGLTT; this is encoded by the exons ATGCAAGGGCATAGGAGTTCTGTCAGTGCCTTACCTGAAAATCTAAGCTTTGATCATGGCTCTACGTCAAGTGATGCTGGCATAGATTCTCAAGCACCCTGGAACAGTATGCAGACTTCTGCCCAAAATCGGCTACCAGAATACAGGATATCATCAAGTGAGAACAATGTCCAATATCTGCAACATGTAAGGCCTGAGGGACGGAATGCTGAGTGGAGTTTAGGTGAAACTAGTTCCAGTGCTGCACAGCATCACGGTGAccaaaatgaaaggaaaacagaaCATACATGGACCTACTGCTCTCGAGCTTTGGAAGAACAGCAATATGAACCACCTAATAATCTTTCATCGGATAATGTTGACGTAAATTTAAATGGCAACCAGACTATAAATGGATCATTTCTTCTTCAGCATTCTAGCTCGAATGCCCTTCCTCAGGATCTCAATATGAGTTTTGAAGATCAAGAGGATGATGAATGTCAGGTAGTTGAGCGTCCCAGTGGGTACATATCTATTGGATCATCTAATGAGCAGATGCGATCAACTGGTAGTTCCTCTGATTCTTTTAGCATGTCTTCTGGATGCGGTGGATATGTGATGGAAGATAGTGAGGACAGGCCAGGGTGTTCCTTGGATGGTCGGCGCATGTCATGCAAGAGAAAAGCACTTGAAGTGCATGGGGGACAGTCTTCTGGAGTGGGAGGTTCAAATTGTTTCCAGAATACTGAAAGAAGTCAATGGCATACTGTACCAGCTGCTCAGGTTGCTTCTGGCAGCATTAGTATGCCAATGCCAACAGCAAATGACCCTGTCATTAATAATGTGTCTGTGCAGGAAAATCCAAGGCTTAGGCTTGGTGTTGGAGGCGCTGCTTCTGCAAGTCCTTTCTCTTTGACTGCTTCAGGAAATGCAGAAAGTTCTCGCAGAAATTTCCGCTTGCGCATTCATGGATTACACCAGGAAGATCCTATACCGGACAATCCATTTCCAACTGAGGCTCATGTTGGAAATGTAGATGTTTCATCTTCCCGTCATTCTTCAAGATTAGTTCTTCGTAATCGTCCTTTTGATTTGAATCCAGCTCCCCCGGTGGAAAATGGAAGCCTTCATGGGCGATCAGTGCATGTTCCTTCTGTGCGTCGAAACCATCAATCTCGGTGGGGTGGAGCATCAAGTTCAAGAACTAGCAGCTCATCTGCTTCTGCTATTCCCGACGAGAGGAATTTTCCACTTTATGAAGAACCTAGACCAAGATATATTCCCAGAAGCATTTCAGAACATCCCATGTTTCTTCCTGCTAGTGAGATTGGAAGTTCATCTCAAAATCCTACAACTTGGAACTTGGCTAGTGGGAATAACAGTGTTGCTGGAAATGTCGCATCTACTTCTCGGGCAGGCCCTAGTACAGGAGCCAATTCTTCTTCACCTAGTTGGTCGCATCGGAGTTGTCCACAATATCCTCGGAGACTATCAGAAATTGTTCGAAGATCTCTGCTGTCCTCAGCAGCTACTGAGCCTGGAGGTCAGAGCAGTAATCGTGCTGCACGATCAAGTTCCTCTGCTATCTCTCAGGAGATTGCGCTTCCACCTGGACCAGATAATCATGGTCACCGTGCTTCAAGCTCAAGGTCAGCATTGTTGGAGAGACATCTTGATGGTGCTTTTGGAATACCTTATTCTTTTAGAACTTTGGCTGCTGGAGGTGAAGGAAGAAGCAGTATAATGTCTGAG ATACGCCATGTCCTGGATCTCATGCGAAGAGGAGAGGGCCTGAGATTTGAG GATGTGATGATCCTCGATCACTCAGTCCTTTTTGGACTTGCTGATATTCATGATCGACATCGGGATATGAGATTGGATGTTGATAACATGTCTTATGAG GAGTTATTGGCCCTGGAAGAGCGCATTGGAAACGTCTGCACTGGATTGAGCGAAGAAACCATAGCGAGTCGTTTGAAGCAACAGAAATATGTAGGCAGCAAAGCAGAAGACGAGGCGGAGACAGAGCCTTGCAGTATATGTCGA GAGGAATACAATGATGGAGAAGATCTTGGAATGCTAGAATGTGGCCATGATTTTCACACCGACTGTATCAAACAATGGCTGACGCAGAAAAACCTGTGCCCGATTTGTAAAACGACCGGTCTGACTACGTGA